A genomic window from Leishmania braziliensis MHOM/BR/75/M2904 complete genome, chromosome 19 includes:
- a CDS encoding putative glycerol uptake protein — MPRLRLLSFTTELGIGASVYNSIYPRLCTIEYLLSVAMVIYLCAYAFCTLRVFCAKNIHHYLRDLLAPNTFLRRYNAIGYDKHVDSQWGRFTQQYTTLVELSAFMGATTFLCRCVSSTSMSRAPSTADSISSYDISQNGLAGTTNGAVTNIGTRGGRLPAESSASDVCASKPVSLALRVWRIIAGHSWSIPAFYTVTGFIFVAAVHGPHFFLPLLLIIANYVIFSRLQRLCPYWLFMATMWATHVAGLYIIEIANGFEGTYWLQYFFTTSADEALNLLGYEQKPLWDTNMRWAISFRMSTLRLISFNYDLWEATHAAARARERATAKHDATCIECAQLREQNAALAAALPAEASRCYKYRTEYPRDPADYNFVNYAAYTLFPPLYLGGPMSSFNAFVSYMRVPSTSMPLRKMVTYAFAIFRIYATTVLLLHFVHVPALAKHSYLITEMSLQEQAHFVFLTLAYLWLKFNFIWKSSRLFAMLSGIEVPEDMRRCFANTLTVRDFWRDWHASFNLWVVRYMYIPMGGSSRVALSVLPIFLFIALWHDPVLHLVKWALCIAVMFMAEVAVSGCFGWAVAAFRREMAAVAPRATSGEGINCQCSSRINSLARLARFLAAMSASTPERQLCSWRMPL; from the coding sequence aTGCCGCGTCTGCGCCTGCTGAGCTTCACAACGGAGCTCGGCATCGGGGCATCCGTCTACAACAGCATTTACCCTCGTCTGTGTACCATCGAGTATCTCCTCTCTGTTGCGATGGTCATCTACCTCTGCGCCTACGCTTTCTGCACGCTTCGGGTCTTCTGCGCGAAGAATATTCATCACTATCTCAGAGACCTTCTGGCACCCAATACTTTCCTCCGCCGCTACAACGCCATCGGCTACGATAAACACGTAGACAGTCAGTGGGGGCGGTTCACTCAGCAGTACACAACGCTGGTAGAGCTCTCTGCTTTCATGGGTGCAACAAccttcctctgccgctgcgtgtcGAGCACTTCCATGAGccgcgcaccctcgacgGCTGACTCGATCTCATCATATGACATCAGCCAAAATGGGCTTGCCGGCACTACGAACGGCGCTGTCACCAACATCGGCACTCGGGGAGGAAGACTGCCTGCAGAAAGCAGTGCTTCTGACGTTTGTGCAAGCAAGCCCGTGTCACTCGCGTTACGTGTGTGGCGTATCATCGCCGGGCATTCATGGAGTATCCCTGCGTTCTACACCGTCACAGGATTCATTTTTGTGGCCGCTGTGCACGGCCCGCACTTCTTCCTTCCACTGCTCCTCATCATCGCCAACTACGTCATCTTctcgcggctgcagcgcctgtgcCCCTACTGGCTCTTCATGGCCACCATGTGGGCCACGCACGTCGCCGGCCTGTACATCATCGAGATCGCCAATGGGTTCGAGGGGACGTACTGGCTCCAGTACTTCTTCACCACGAGTGCTGATGAGGCGCTGAATCTCCTCGGATATGAGCAGAAGCCTCTGTGGGACACGAATATGCGCTGGGCCATATCCTTCCGGATGTCGACGCTGCGCCTCATCTCCTTCAACTACGACCTGTGGGAGGccacgcacgccgccgcgcgcgcgcgcgagcgTGCCACGGCGAAGCACGACGCCACCTGCATCgagtgcgcgcagctgcgcgagcagaacgctgcgctggcggccgcgctgcccgCCGAGGCGTCGCGCTGCTACAAGTACCGCACCGAGTACCCGCGCGACCCCGCCGACTACAACTTCGTGAACTACGCCGCCTACACGCTGTTCCCGCCACTGTACCTTGGCGGGCCAATGTCGTCCTTCAACGCGTTCGTGTCGTACATGCGCGTGCCGAGCacgtcgatgccgctgcgcaaGATGGTCACGTATGCGTTCGCCATCTTCCGCATCTACGCTacgacggtgctgcttctACACTTTGTGCACGTGCCAGCCTTAGCGAAGCACTCCTACCTTATCACGGAGATGAGCTTGCAGGAGCAGGCGCACTTTGTGTTCTTAACGCTGGCCTACCTGTGGCTGAAGTTCAACTTCATCTGGAAGTCGTCGCGCCTCTTCGCCATGCTCAGCGGCATCGAAGTTCCGGAGGacatgcggcgctgcttcgcgaACACACTGACGGTGCGCGACTTCTGGCGGGATTGGCACGCCTCCTTCAACCTGTGGGTCGTGCGGTACATGTACATCCCGatgggcggcagcagccgcgtcgcgctgtcggtgctgccCATCTTCCTGTTCATCGCGTTGTGGCACGACCCGGTGTTGCATCTTGTGAAGTGGGCGCTGTGCATTGCCGTGATGTTcatggcggaggtggcggtgagcGGGTGCTTTGGGtgggctgtggcggcgttCCGCCGTGAGATGGCCGCCGTGGCGCCGCGCGCAACGAGTGGAGAGGGGATCAATTGCCAATGCTCTTCACGTATCAATTCTCTTGCACGGCTGGCGCGCTTTTTGGCCGCCATGTCAGCAAGTACGCCAGAGCGGCAGCTGTGCTCTTGGAGGATGCCTCTTTAG